Proteins encoded by one window of Nyctibius grandis isolate bNycGra1 chromosome 15, bNycGra1.pri, whole genome shotgun sequence:
- the LOC137670323 gene encoding sterile alpha motif domain-containing protein 9-like translates to MDYRTLPVNKWDENHVQCWLESTGIKKEYIEKLHAEEVTGPALMELDESFLKGIGMKGGQIHILIRKRNELRQLQGNGQQAKHSSSKTSDRTDVQADPVRPRNVPAQKNSSGDSCGPVDETSRDNIASTSGKRQRRSNNSQLKSTDEVLELSNCRPFRSQNADFKYVKDRVLAPESGVSGLITPCHEYKSFATAAALGKNQLQSKFACEVIRFASACMNIRTNGTIHFGIMDSVEDKGWKHGQIVGIKVKEREYYVDALDYIEKCFSENVQEIARKCIHPPVFVEVISKDSQEQRFVVEVDIEPTSSLVKNKFFEVYLPKYTEGSQKVTLTKDRALYQRLGAKSEPVKHNDLATFIQGLQERDIQREKAELSSAEVHTEISQNLGRKLSILLNDGKSYMDDSLRYILVTNRCEKDNLNHINFLMHLNIFCVFDFDEDSNVSGLYRKYKEHHATRSYFLQDFSSESKTGNIPSQKHLCLFDQTSWIFCNGRSDFLGDEKPCDENTWIRMKKKYLKKAITRICDEILPKRSFIVLFLLLSPVQKPLVDTFQEFYTEMNGTEYIVCIAESRENYGKWANLAQAYCSIETLEQCSIVGMKLSHVDATIQTMLPSTAQPRHLPVSTRGLCTLPSLEEEKLFSLEILCADQCDDIKIDLLTEKEIQEIEQNFYRGRKIIWENFWLADKRRCGEIIEREACKDASKLLDDILRGSRLNYSVAKLKIFHHPGSGGSTIARQVLWKRRKDLRCAVIKASYSPATVCEHALAFRDYEEKEISHCLPVLLLIEDYDEDYLEELRNELMDAVATRKINSPRPYFILMCCRRSNDPERLCKASPLDTVAVTHKLTDSEKSLFRAKLEKLKQKDVKPEFILTFVLMCEEFNETYVRDFVGHILQDIDRSSRDTCLMRYVALLNFYVPNSYVSLSHCEAFLGLGVYTERKSRAYDFKSHLSEQARMIFIELRESTTYISSVQIIHCLVAKEILHQLSGNEPQSQLAMTLLQEKTLFENRFGREEFIKFIRDLFIRRDKRSRGDNTDTLFSPFIEHVCKAEDCEKAIAVLKAAYELLGKDPFFAQQLARLHYNNEKFKDAEYWAEVAKFHLPNDSYILDTEGQVYRKWFSFTVDKMTQEDTPESIIQKIEIALKAMKCFRAAQRAAKAERDSMNNAGYFGEVEVGCRLLRFLSTVHVFHRSPEGEYSELVKYLITDYVPKDIERTWGRLHSRLKGLRQNLYDALEWISEDLSYFQTDKNHEKEEEDEKDEKEEQIYNPRKWLKRQSEVYAKFFISASLIEDSNRGPESQLIRRMNIYKSGGGSVTNILSFLTDKKENRSAEKLEKILSFYTENPLRDRLEDNDLINYILCHITLACLAPGSAKLLPAQTLRELSVRFFRGKRPFPASAHFLLTLLYWPDDALDKEPNPDKDEILNSALQTLKRLYDIKMKDVPTRKKRIYTHFFLGKGYGLGKIVHKTKIDKLISGSLDERRMKWLHGTVWNIAKIRDILKRVSGWTKDRNLFIRGHVKEFPILPLHRDSVPPGNENVTFYLGFSFNGLVAFNIEVEDNPTVSRIQGM, encoded by the exons ATGG ATTACAGAACATTACCTGTGAATAAATGGGACGAGAACCATGTCCAATGTTGGCTAGAATCTACTGGAATCAAGAAAGAGTACATAGAAAAACTACATGCAGAAGAAGTGACAGGTCCAGCGCTAATGGAACTGGATGAGTCTTTCCTCAAAGGCATCGGTATGAAGGGAGGCCAAATCCACATATTAATCCGCAAACGAAATGAACTTCGGCAGCTACAGGGAAATGGACAGCAAGCCAAGCATTCCAGCAGCAAAACGTCTGACAGAACTGATGTGCAAGCAGATCCAGTGAGACCCAGAAATGTCCCCGctcaaaaaaattcaagtgGAGACAGCTGTGGTCCAGTAGATGAAACCAGCAGAGACAACATAGCTTCTACTTCTGGCAAGAGGCAAAGGAGAAGTAACAACTCTCAGCTTAAAAGTACTGATGAAGTTTTAGAGCTCAGCAACTGTCGACCATTTCGAAGTCAGAATGCTGATTTCAAATATGTGAAAGACAGAGTTCTTGCTCCAGAGTCAGGAGTCAGTGGTTTAATCACTCCTTGCCATGAATACAAATCTTTTGCCActgctgcagcactgggcaAAAATCAATTGCAATCCAAATTTGCCTGCGAAGTGATACGATTTGCTTCAGCCTGCATGAACATTCGAACAAATGGCACCATACATTTTGGTATCATGGACAGTGTTGAGGATAAGGGTTGGAAACACGGACAGATTGTTGGCATAAAGGTCAAAGAGCGAGAATACTACGTTGATGCATTAGATtatatagaaaaatgtttttctgaaaatgtacaAGAAATTGCAAGGAAATGTATCCACCCACCTGTTTTTGTTGAAGTGATTTCAAAAGACTCTCAGGAACAAAGGTTTGTGGTGGAGGTTGACATTGAACCAACATCCAGTTTAGTAAAGAACAAATTTTTTGAAGTGTATTTGCCAAAATACACTGAAGGCAGCCAGAAGGTGACCCTGACAAAAGATCGAGCTCTCTATCAGAGACTAGGAGCAAAGTCTGAGCCTGTAAAGCACAACGATCTAGCTACCTTTATTCAGGGCTTACAAGAGAGGGatattcaaagagaaaaagctgagcTCTCCAGCGCAGAAGTACATACAGAAATATCTCAAAATTTAGGAAGAAAGCTATCAATTCTACTAAATGATGGCAAAAGCTATATGGATGATTCCCTCCGGTACATCCTTGTCACAAACAGATGTGAAAAGGATAACCTGAACCATATCAACTTTTTAATGCACTTGAACATTTTCTGCGTCTTTGACTTTGATGAAGATTCTAACGTGTCAGGGCTGTACAGGAAGTACAAAGAACACCATGCAACAAGGTCTTATTTTCTACAGGATTTTTCCAGTGAAAGTAAGACTGGCAACATTCCTTCTCAGAAACATTTGTGCCTGTTTGACCAGACCAGCTGGATATTCTGCAATGGGCGCAGCGACTTCCTCGGGGATGAAAAGCCTTGTGATGAAAATACATGgattagaatgaaaaaaaaataccttaagAAAGCAATTACTCGTATCTGTGACGAAATCCTGCCGAAGCGATCTTTCATTgtgcttttcctcttgctgtcACCAGTGCAGAAACCACTTGTGGACACTTTTCAGGAATTCTACACAGAGATGAACGGCACGGAGTACATCGTTTGCATTGCAGAGTCCAGAGAAAATTACGGGAAGTGGGCTAACCTAGCTCAGGCATACTGCAGCATTGAGACACTAGAGCAATGCAGTATTGTGGGTATGAAACTCAGTCATGTAGATGCCACCATTCAAACAATGCTGCCTTCTACAGCCCAACCCAGACACCTGCCAGTTTCCACCAGAGGCCTATGTACGCTTCCCTccctggaagaagagaaactGTTTTCCCTAGAAATCCTTTGCGCTGACCAATGTGATGATATCAAAATAGATCttttgactgaaaaagaaatacaagaaatagaacaaaatttttaccgggggagaaaaatcatctgGGAAAACTTCTGGCTTGCTGATAAAAGACGCTGTGGGGAAATCATTGAACGTGAAGCATGTAAGGATGCTAGCAAACTCCTAGATGACATTTTACGAGGAAGCAGGCTCAACTATTCCGTGGCTAAGCTAAAGATATTTCACCATCCTGGAAGTGGTGGAAGCACAATAGCACGGCAAGTTctatggaaaagaagaaaggacttAAGATGTGCTGTTATCAAAGCCTCCTATTCACCTGCAACTGTTTGTGAGCATGCACTTGCATTTAGAgattatgaagaaaaagaaattagtcaTTGTCTTCCTGTGCTCCTCCTGATCGAAGATTACGATGAAGACTATTTAGAAGAACTAAGGAATGAGTTAATGGATGCTGTAGCAACTAGGAAAATTAATTCCCCCAGACCTTACTTCATCCTCATGTGCTGTAGACGATCCAATGACCCTGAAAGGCTTTGCAAGGCTTCTCCGCTGGACACAGTTGCTGTCACTCACAAGCTGACAGACTCGGAGAAGAGTCTGTTCAGAGCTAAACTtgaaaaactgaagcagaaagacGTCAAGCCAGAATTCATACTTACCTTTGTCCTGATGTGTGAGGAGTTCAATGAAACGTATGTGAGGGACTTTGTAGGGCACATATTGCAAGACATAGACCGTTCTTCTCGTGATACGTGCTTGATGCGTTATGTGGCTTTGCTTAATTTTTACGTACCTAATTCGTATGTTTCTTTGTCACACTGTGAGGCTTTTCTGGGACTGGGGGTATACACCGAAAGGAAATCAAGAGCATATGATTTCAAAAGTCACTTGAGCGAACAAGCAAGAATGATTTTTATTGAGCTAAGGGAAAGTACCACCTATATTTCATCTGTCCAGATAATACACTGCCTGGTTGCAAAAGAAATTCTGCATCAGCTTTCAGGGAATGAACCTCAAAGCCAACTTGCAATGACACTTCTTCAGGAAAAGACGctctttgaaaacagatttgGACGAGAGGAATTCATAAAGTTCATCCGAGATCTGTTTATTCGACGTGATAAAAGAAGCAGGGGTGACAATACTGACACTCTTTTCTCTCCATTCATTGAACATGTCTGTAAAGCTGAAGACTGTGAAAAAGCTATAGctgttttaaaagctgcatATGAACTCCTTGGAAAAGATCCGTTTTTTGCCCAGCAGCTTGCCAGACTGCATTACAACAACGAAAAATTTAAAGACGCAGAATATTGGGCAGAGGTTGCAAAATTTCATTTGCCAAACGATTCTTATATTTTAGATACAGAAGGTCAAGTCTACAGGAAATGGTTCAGTTTCACTGTGGATAAAATGACACAGGAGGACACTCCTGAAAGCATCATTCAAAAGATAGAGATTGCTCTCAAAGCTATGAAATGCTTCAGGGCTGCGCAACGGGCTGCAAAAGCAGAACGCGACAGCATGAACAACGCTGGCTATTTTGGAGAAGTAGAAGTAGGATGTCGTCTTCTTAGATTTTTGTCCACAGTCCATGTATTTCACAGAAGCCCAGAGGGGGAATATTCTGAGCTCGTGAAATACCTGATCACAGATTACGTTCCTAAAGACATTGAAAGAACATGGGGAAGGCTTCACTCCCGCTTAAAAGGCTTACGCCAGAACCTCTACGATGCTCTGGAATGGATTTCAGAAGACCTAAGTTACTTCCAAACAGATAAAAACCAcgagaaggaagaggaagatgaaaaagatgaaaaggaagaacaaattTATAATCCCAGAAAATGGCTAAAAAGACAGTCTGAGGTATATGCCAAATTCTTCATCTCAGCATCACTTATTGAGGACAGCAACAGGGGCCCTGAGAGTCAGCTGATTAGACGCATGAATATTTATAAGAGCGGTGGAGGTAGTGTCACTAATATCCTGTCATTCTTAACAGACAAGAAAGAGAATAGGTCAGCTGAAAAGCTAGAAAAGATCCTTAGTTTCTATACAGAAAACCCACTAAGGGACAGGTTGGAGGACAACGATCTGATCAATTATATTTTGTGCCACATCACATTAGCATGCTTAGCACCAGGATCAGCCAAACTTCTTCCAGCTCAAACTCTTCGTGAGCTCAGTGTAAGATTCTTTAGGGGAAAAAGGCCGTTTCCAGCAAGTGCCCATTTTTTGCTCACCTTGCTGTACTGGCCAGATGACGCATTAGACAAAGAGCCTAATCCAGATAAAGACGAAATCCTAAACTCAGCCCTTCAAACCCTGAAACGTTTATATGACATCAAGATGAAAGATGTTCctaccagaaagaaaagaatctaCACTCACTTTTTTCTGGGAAAGGGTTATGGCTTAGGTAAGATTGTGCACAAAACTAAAATTGATAAATTAATTAGTGGGTCCTTAGATGAGAGGAGAATGAAGTGGCTGCATGGAACTGTATGGAATATTGCCAAGATTCGTGACATTCTCAAAAGAGTTTCTGGTTGGACTAAGGACAGAAATTTATTTATACGTGGTCACGTGAAGGAATTTCCTATCTTGCCACTCCATCGTGATTCAGTGCCacctggaaatgaaaatgtgacCTTTTATTTAGGCTTTTCATTTAATGGTCTTGTTGCTTTCAATATTGAGGTTGAAGATAATCCAACTGTCAGCAGAATACAAGGTATGTAG